From the Roseibium sp. HPY-6 genome, one window contains:
- a CDS encoding bifunctional (p)ppGpp synthetase/guanosine-3',5'-bis(diphosphate) 3'-pyrophosphohydrolase has protein sequence MMRQYELVERVTRYNPEADEALLNKAYVYAMQKHGSQMRASGDPYFSHPLEVAAILTDLRLDDATIAVALLHDTIEDTDATRSEIDSLFGEEIGKLVEGLTKIKRLDLVSQKAKQAENFRKLLLAIADDVRVLLVKLADRLHNMRTLQHMPQHKRGRIAEETMEIYAPLAGRMGMHDMREELEDISFHTLNPEAYETITDRLADLREKNRDLIADIETTLTERLSERGMAAEVRGREKRPYSIFRKMQRKAIGFEQLSDIYGFRVTVGTMEACYRVLGVIHTTWPTVPGRFKDYISTPKQNDYKSIHTTIVGPSRQRVELQIRTISMDRVAEYGIAAHALYKDGELGGRNIARHTDDCRAFEWLRRTTELLAQGDTPEEFLENTKLELFHDQVFCFTPKGRLIALPRGATPIDFAYAVHTGIGNTCVGCKINGKIMPLVTELHNGDEVEIIRSPAQTPPPAWEAIAVTGKARAAIRRATRESVRKQYGALGEHILKRAFARADKAFSEDLLDAVLSEHHQSSVADLLAAVGRGDLSAQLVLKSAHPDYQDERVAVTGPPMEEGWFGLKQGHGLKFRIPPADLQGERKPDEAKTDFGEGPALPITGLSGDIPVSFAPDGGAVPGDRIVGILTPSEGLTIYPIQSPSLKEFDDQTERWVDVRWDIDVNNPERFPARLDISAANEPGSLAAIAQVIGENSGNIDNVKMLQRAPDFHQMMIDLEVWDLKHLNRIINQLRSKPNVSSVSRVNG, from the coding sequence ATGATGCGTCAATACGAACTCGTTGAACGGGTTACGCGTTACAATCCGGAAGCCGATGAAGCCTTGCTTAACAAGGCTTACGTTTATGCCATGCAAAAGCATGGCTCGCAGATGCGCGCTTCCGGCGACCCCTACTTTTCACATCCCCTTGAAGTTGCCGCGATCCTGACCGATCTGCGGCTGGATGATGCGACGATTGCCGTCGCCCTCCTGCATGACACGATTGAAGACACCGACGCAACGCGTTCGGAAATAGATTCGCTGTTCGGAGAAGAGATCGGGAAGCTTGTCGAGGGGCTGACCAAAATCAAGCGGCTCGACCTCGTTTCGCAAAAGGCGAAGCAGGCTGAAAACTTCCGCAAACTGCTGCTTGCAATTGCCGACGATGTGCGTGTGCTCCTGGTCAAGCTGGCCGACCGGTTGCACAACATGCGCACCCTGCAGCACATGCCGCAGCACAAGCGCGGGCGCATCGCCGAAGAGACGATGGAAATCTACGCGCCGCTGGCCGGACGCATGGGCATGCACGACATGCGTGAAGAACTTGAGGACATCTCGTTCCACACGCTCAATCCGGAAGCCTACGAAACGATTACCGACCGTCTTGCGGATCTTCGGGAAAAGAACCGCGACCTGATTGCCGACATCGAAACCACACTTACAGAGCGCCTCAGCGAAAGAGGCATGGCAGCGGAGGTCAGGGGCCGCGAGAAACGGCCCTATTCGATCTTTCGCAAGATGCAGCGCAAGGCGATCGGCTTTGAACAACTCTCGGACATCTACGGCTTTCGGGTGACGGTCGGCACCATGGAGGCCTGTTACAGGGTTCTCGGCGTGATCCACACGACATGGCCGACAGTTCCTGGACGGTTCAAGGACTACATCTCGACGCCCAAGCAGAACGATTACAAGTCGATCCACACCACAATCGTCGGCCCGTCCCGCCAACGGGTGGAGCTTCAGATCCGGACGATATCCATGGACCGGGTCGCCGAATACGGGATTGCCGCGCACGCCCTATATAAAGATGGCGAACTGGGCGGACGAAATATTGCCCGCCACACTGACGATTGCCGGGCCTTTGAATGGCTCAGGCGCACCACGGAGTTGCTGGCGCAAGGCGACACGCCCGAGGAATTTCTGGAGAACACCAAGCTCGAGCTGTTCCACGACCAGGTTTTCTGTTTCACACCGAAGGGGCGCCTTATTGCGCTCCCGCGCGGTGCGACGCCGATCGATTTCGCGTATGCCGTCCATACCGGGATCGGCAACACCTGCGTCGGCTGCAAGATCAACGGCAAGATCATGCCGCTTGTGACCGAGCTCCATAACGGCGACGAAGTCGAAATCATACGCTCGCCGGCTCAGACCCCTCCCCCTGCCTGGGAAGCCATCGCGGTCACCGGCAAGGCGCGCGCTGCAATCCGCCGGGCGACACGTGAATCCGTGCGCAAACAGTATGGTGCGCTTGGGGAACACATTCTCAAACGGGCCTTCGCACGCGCCGACAAGGCGTTTTCAGAGGACCTTCTGGACGCTGTGCTGAGCGAACACCACCAGTCAAGCGTTGCCGATCTTCTGGCCGCTGTCGGGCGGGGTGATCTCAGCGCGCAGTTGGTATTGAAGTCTGCGCATCCGGATTATCAGGACGAGCGCGTGGCGGTCACGGGCCCGCCCATGGAGGAAGGCTGGTTCGGTCTGAAACAGGGCCACGGCCTCAAGTTCCGCATCCCCCCTGCCGATCTGCAAGGCGAACGGAAACCGGACGAGGCCAAAACAGATTTTGGGGAAGGTCCCGCGCTTCCGATCACGGGTTTGTCCGGTGACATTCCGGTGAGTTTCGCGCCGGATGGAGGCGCTGTCCCCGGTGACAGGATCGTTGGTATCTTGACCCCTTCGGAAGGACTGACCATCTATCCCATACAATCGCCGTCACTCAAGGAATTCGATGACCAGACGGAACGCTGGGTCGACGTGCGTTGGGATATCGATGTCAACAATCCGGAACGTTTCCCGGCAAGACTTGATATCTCGGCCGCGAACGAGCCAGGGTCTTTGGCTGCGATTGCTCAGGTCATCGGTGAGAACAGCGGGAATATCGACAATGTGAAGATGCTCCAGAGAGCACCGGACTTCCACCAAATGATGATTGACCTGGAAGTGTGGGACCTGAAGCATCTGAACCGGATCATCAACCAGTTACGTTCCAAGCCGAACGTATCAAGCGTCAGCCGGGTGAATGGCTGA
- a CDS encoding NYN domain-containing protein translates to MFDAREKVALFIDGANLYSTAKAIGFDIDYKRLLKEFQGQAYLLRAYYYTALIEDQEYSSIRPLIDWLDYNGYKVITKPVKEFVDSAGRRKVKGNMDIELAVDAMELVESVDHVVLFSGDGDFRSLVEALQRKGRKVSVVSTLKTQPPMIADDLRRQADHFIDLASLANKIGRDPSERPVRPQMSSHVDDDDEDDDY, encoded by the coding sequence ATGTTTGACGCTCGAGAAAAAGTTGCTTTGTTCATTGACGGAGCCAACTTGTATTCGACGGCTAAAGCGATCGGATTTGATATCGATTACAAAAGGCTGTTGAAGGAGTTTCAGGGACAGGCATATCTATTGCGCGCGTACTATTACACGGCGTTGATCGAGGACCAGGAATATTCGTCCATCCGGCCGCTTATCGATTGGCTGGATTACAATGGCTATAAAGTGATCACGAAGCCGGTCAAGGAATTCGTAGACAGCGCCGGACGCCGCAAAGTCAAGGGAAACATGGACATCGAACTTGCCGTCGATGCGATGGAACTGGTGGAGTCCGTCGACCATGTCGTTCTGTTTTCCGGAGATGGCGACTTCAGATCGCTCGTCGAAGCCCTTCAGCGCAAGGGGCGTAAGGTGAGCGTTGTCTCCACGCTGAAAACCCAGCCACCCATGATCGCAGACGATCTGCGCCGTCAGGCAGATCACTTCATCGACCTGGCAAGCCTTGCCAACAAGATCGGCCGCGATCCGTCAGAACGGCCGGTCCGTCCGCAAATGTCGTCGCATGTC
- a CDS encoding DUF2062 domain-containing protein, whose protein sequence is MLFQRRNRPSRIERLRVAVWPRNSWSRSTKYFGKRVLRLTATPHAIAVGFAAGAFASCTPLVGFHFLTAFAAAYLVRGNMIAAALGTSIGNPLTFPFIWAFTFKIGQWILHGRAPKADPQQVQQRFQEGLFEKSLDSLWPMLKPMFIGAVPLGLVVGTVSYVIVYKSVEVYQRRRRVTLENRNKRDFTAPSGTMEEDGSA, encoded by the coding sequence ATGCTGTTCCAACGCAGAAATAGACCTTCGCGCATCGAGCGCTTGCGCGTTGCAGTCTGGCCGCGGAACAGCTGGTCCAGGTCGACCAAGTATTTCGGCAAACGGGTTCTGAGGCTCACAGCGACACCCCATGCGATCGCCGTCGGGTTCGCAGCCGGCGCATTCGCATCCTGCACGCCTTTGGTCGGATTTCATTTTCTGACCGCTTTTGCAGCTGCCTACCTGGTACGCGGCAACATGATCGCAGCCGCACTTGGAACTTCGATCGGTAACCCGCTCACATTCCCATTCATTTGGGCGTTTACTTTCAAGATCGGTCAATGGATCCTGCATGGCCGGGCGCCAAAAGCCGATCCACAACAGGTACAACAGCGTTTTCAGGAAGGCCTTTTTGAAAAATCGCTGGATTCGCTCTGGCCGATGCTCAAGCCCATGTTCATCGGTGCAGTGCCCCTTGGTCTCGTGGTCGGGACCGTCTCCTACGTGATTGTGTATAAAAGCGTTGAAGTCTATCAACGGCGCAGGCGCGTCACGCTTGAAAACAGGAACAAGCGCGACTTTACGGCACCGTCCGGCACCATGGAAGAAGACGGCAGCGCTTGA
- the acpS gene encoding holo-ACP synthase: MILGIGSDLIDIRRIEKTLDRFGERFTNRVFTEIERTKSDKRAQRAASYAKRFAAKEACSKALGSGIRMGVAWREMGVVNLPSGKPTIALIGGAAERLAAMTPDGFRTTIDLTITDDFPLAQAFVVISAWPLDWPHPPSTGSS, encoded by the coding sequence ATGATCTTGGGAATTGGCAGTGACCTGATCGATATTCGGCGGATCGAGAAGACACTTGATCGTTTCGGCGAGCGGTTCACAAACCGGGTTTTTACCGAAATAGAACGGACCAAATCCGACAAGCGTGCGCAACGCGCTGCGTCTTACGCTAAGCGTTTCGCGGCCAAAGAAGCCTGTTCGAAAGCGCTCGGAAGCGGGATTCGCATGGGCGTTGCCTGGCGAGAGATGGGGGTCGTCAATCTTCCGTCCGGAAAACCGACAATTGCGTTGATAGGCGGTGCGGCCGAACGTCTTGCTGCCATGACACCGGACGGTTTCCGGACAACCATTGATCTGACGATTACCGACGATTTTCCGCTCGCACAGGCATTTGTCGTGATTTCAGCCTGGCCGTTGGACTGGCCTCACCCGCCATCAACAG
- the rpoZ gene encoding DNA-directed RNA polymerase subunit omega — protein sequence MARVTVEDCIDKVENRFELVLLAAHRARMISSGSPLTIERDNDKNPVVALREIAEQTVSPEDMKEDLIHSLQKFVEVDEPETEAVPVVPSANQHQVTQVNNVDDSAVEFDRMSEEDLLRGLEGLVPPERTDDV from the coding sequence ATGGCGCGCGTGACCGTCGAGGACTGCATCGACAAGGTCGAAAACCGGTTTGAGCTGGTGCTGCTTGCTGCGCATCGCGCTCGCATGATCTCGAGCGGTTCGCCGCTGACAATCGAACGCGACAACGACAAAAATCCGGTCGTTGCCCTGCGCGAGATCGCCGAGCAGACCGTCAGCCCGGAAGACATGAAAGAAGACCTTATTCACTCGCTGCAGAAGTTTGTCGAAGTGGATGAGCCGGAAACCGAAGCGGTACCGGTTGTGCCTTCTGCAAACCAGCATCAGGTGACACAGGTCAACAATGTAGACGACAGCGCGGTCGAATTCGATCGCATGTCTGAAGAAGACCTGCTGCGCGGTCTTGAAGGCCTTGTTCCGCCGGAACGGACCGACGACGTCTGA
- the pyrE gene encoding orotate phosphoribosyltransferase translates to MTRDEVLAHFREAGAILEGHFILTSGLRSPIFLQKARVFMYPDKTEALCKALSDKIKNTGLGQIDYIVSPALGGLIPGYETARHLGVPAMWVEREDGEFRLRRFDLPKGARVIVVEDIVTTGLSSRETVTSLKALGAEVLGVACLIDRSGGEADASVPIIALADYKVPAYEPDNLPPELAALPAVKPGSRGLS, encoded by the coding sequence ATGACCCGCGATGAAGTTCTGGCGCATTTTCGCGAAGCCGGTGCCATCCTGGAAGGACATTTTATCCTGACTTCGGGACTGCGCAGCCCCATTTTCCTGCAAAAAGCCCGTGTCTTCATGTATCCGGACAAGACGGAAGCCCTTTGCAAAGCGCTTTCCGACAAGATCAAAAACACCGGTCTCGGACAGATCGACTACATCGTGTCGCCCGCACTTGGTGGCCTTATTCCAGGATATGAGACCGCGCGGCACTTGGGCGTTCCGGCGATGTGGGTCGAGCGTGAAGACGGTGAATTCCGCTTGCGCCGCTTCGACCTTCCAAAGGGCGCCCGGGTCATCGTTGTTGAGGATATAGTTACCACAGGTCTATCAAGCCGAGAGACGGTAACTTCGTTGAAAGCTCTTGGTGCTGAAGTTCTCGGTGTGGCCTGCCTGATCGACAGATCAGGTGGCGAGGCGGATGCATCGGTTCCCATCATTGCGTTGGCAGACTACAAGGTTCCGGCGTATGAACCCGACAATCTGCCACCGGAATTGGCGGCCCTTCCGGCGGTTAAGCCGGGCAGCCGCGGACTGAGCTGA